Proteins co-encoded in one Medicago truncatula cultivar Jemalong A17 chromosome 8, MtrunA17r5.0-ANR, whole genome shotgun sequence genomic window:
- the LOC120577367 gene encoding transcription factor TCP2, producing MEEDEIQAQHKFPRVENEEENHGRDIIRRGGGGCDGSANLNRFNNWHHSSRIIRVSRASGGKDRHSKVMTSKGLRDRRVRLSVTTAIQFYDLQDRLGYDQPSKAVEWLIKSASDAISELPSLNNSLFSGDTPNNNNNNNNNNNNSNNQPSEQGVDSVHDSEMVVENGENNYQSQNLSLSKSGCSSTSETSKGSGLSLSRSDVRVSRVKARERARERTAKEKDKEINHESHNTHQQHHNNVTSSISQTASFTELLTCGINNTVTTTNSPRGSAEEPSFFNKARQQQQQQQQWNSSAPMDHYFSQVFPGSSSSRAHHHHHLLGHSLHDHQSMTMSNSVSPFSTSGENHSQDQHQHHLQHPFSFIPDHMMQNVVTSSSTQPSGNNNDYNLNFTISSGLAGYNRGTLQSNSPSLLSHLQRFAVSPLDGSNNLPFFMGGGGGGASASSSPASASPSAAPTMENNHHHHHQIQHHLISSVFDGSSLQLYSDQKGKPKN from the coding sequence ATGGAGGAGGATGAGATTCAAGCCCAACATAAATTCCCAAGAGTTGAAAATGAGGAAGAAAATCATGGAAGAGATATCATTAGAAGAGGTGGAGGAGGATGTGATGGAAGTGCAAATCTTAACAGGTTCAATAATTGGCATCATTCTTCAAGAATTATAAGGGTTTCAAGAGCTTCTGGTGGAAAAGATAGGCATAGTAAAGTAATGACTTCAAAGGGTTTAAGAGATAGAAGGGTTAGGCTTTCTGTTACAACAGCTATTCAGTTTTATGATCTTCAAGATAGACTTGGTTATGACCAACCAAGTAAAGCTGTTGAATGGTTGATAAAATCAGCTTCTGATGCTATTTCAGAACTACCTTCACTCAACAACTCATTATTCTCTGGTGATacacctaataataataataataataataataataataataatagtaataatcaGCCAAGTGAACAAGGTGTTGATTCAGTTCATGATTCTGAAATGGTTGTTGAGAATGGTGAAAACAATTATCAAAGTCAGAATCTTTCTTTGTCTAAATCTGGTTGTAGTAGCACTTCTGAGACAAGTAAAGGTTCTGGTTTGTCTCTTTCAAGATCTGATGTTCGTGTGAGCCGTGTCAAAGCTAGAGAAAGAGCAAGAGAAAGAACTGCTAAGGAGAAGGACAAAGAGATTAATCATGAATCTCACAATACTCATCAACAGCATCACAACAATGTGACCTCTTCCATTTCTCAAACAGCTTCATTCACTGAACTACTTACTTGTGGAATCAACAATACTGTTACTACCACAAATAGTCCAAGAGGGTCAGCTGAAGAACCTAGTTTTTTCAACAAAGCTAGAcagcaacagcagcagcagcagcaatggAATTCTTCAGCACCAATGGATCATTACTTTAGTCAAGTATTTCCAGGATCTTCATCATCAAGggcacatcatcatcatcatctattAGGACATTCACTTCATGATCATCAATCAATGACAATGTCTAATTCAGTTTCACCATTCAGTACTAGTGGTGAGAATCATTCTCAAGATCAGCATCAGCATCATTTGCAGCATCCATTTTCATTCATACCAGATCATATGATGCAAAATGTGGTTACTTCTTCTTCTACTCAACCAAGCGGGAACAACAATGATTATAATCTGAATTTCACAATCTCTTCGGGCCTTGCTGGTTATAATAGGGGGACCCTTCAGTCCAATTCACCGTCTCTTTTGTCTCATCTTCAAAGGTTTGCAGTTTCACCTTTAGATGGATCCAACAATCTACCTTTTTTCATGGGAGGAGGTGGAGGAGGTgcttctgcttcttcttctcctGCTTCAGCTTCACCTTCAGCTGCTCCTACAATGGAGaataatcatcatcaccatcaccagATTCAACACCATCTGATTTCATCTGTTTTTGATGGTAGCAGCTTGCAGCTCTATTCAGATCAGAAAGGGAAACCCAAAAACTGA
- the LOC120577384 gene encoding protein STRICTOSIDINE SYNTHASE-LIKE 12, translating into MLNMAMVVTTTLVIFILCSQSVAILQKKLQLPSPVTGPESLAFDRNGGGPYVGSSDGRIFKYIGPNEGFKEYAFTSPNRNKTICDGLADFSAVQAKCGRPLGLSFNHQTGDLYVADAYYGLVKVSPDGANVTQLVGPAQANSTKFADGLDVDSDTGIVYFTEASTNFQLKDFQTLITSGDNSGSLLRYDPSTNQTTVLLSNLAVPSGVAVSKDGSFVLVSEYLSNRVQRVWLKGPRANSSELFMLLAGRPDNIKRNSRGQFWISVNSYLGPPGSPRRTMLPGGIKVTENGLILQIVSLGAEYGTQPASEIQEYNETLYSGSLLASYASIFTP; encoded by the exons ATGTTGAATATGGCAATGGTTGTCACTACAACTCTTGTTATCTTCATATTGTGTTCTCAATCAGTAGCTATATTACAGAAGAAGCTTCAGCTACCATCACCAGTGACGGGTCCTGAGTCACTTGCATTTGATAGAAATGGTGGAGGACCTTATGTTGGCTCCTCTGATGgaagaatttttaaatatattggtCCAAATGAAGGTTTCAAGGAATACGCTTTCACTTCGCCAAACag GAACAAGACAATCTGTGATGGGCTTGCAGATTTCTCAGCAGTCCAAGCAAAATGTGGAAGACCTTTAGGGCTGAGTTTCAATCATCAGACGGGCGATTTATACGTAGCTGATGCTTATTATGGTCTTGTTAAGGTTAGTCCGGATGGAGCAAATGTAACTCAATTAGTTGGACCTGCACAAGCCAATTCTACTAAGTTTGCTGATGGTTTGGATGTAGATTCCGACACTGGAATCGTTTATTTTACGGAAGCTAGCACCAATTTCCAGCTCAA GGATTTCCAGACACTGATAACCAGTGGAGATAATTCAGGAAGCCTATTGAGATATGATCCAAGCACAAACCAAACGACGGTGTTGCTAAGCAATCTTGCAGTGCCGTCTGGTGTGGCAGTAAGCAAAGATGGCTCATTTGTACTTGTTAGTGAATATCTATCAAACAGAGTTCAAAGAGTTTGGCTGAAAGGACCAAGAGCAAATTCATCAGAATTATTCATGTTACTTGCTGGAAGACCAGATAACATCAAGAGAAATTCAAGAGGCCAATTTTGGATTTCAGTGAATAGTTATTTAGGACCACCAGGATCCCCAAGACGTACGATGTTGCCCGGAGGAATCAAAGTGACTGAGAATGGTTTAATTTTACAGATTGTATCTCTTGGTGCTGAGTATGGTACTCAACCAGCTAGTGAGATTCAAGAGTATAATGAAACACTCTATAGTGGCTCCTTGCTTGCTTCTTATGCTAGCATTTTTACCCCCTAG
- the LOC120577607 gene encoding phenylalanine--tRNA ligase beta subunit, cytoplasmic, protein MPTVSVGRDRLFAALGKTYTQEEFEDLCFSFGIELDDVTTEKAIVRKEKHLEQEEADEDEEVIYKIEIPANRYDLLCLEGLAQALRVFCGFQEIPTYKLADISKDAMHKIHVKPETSLIRPYVVCAVLRGLTFDKARYNSFIDLQDKLHQNICRRRTLVAIGTHDLDKLEGPFTYEALPPLSINFTPLKQEKSFRADELMEFYKSDLKLKKFLHIIEDSPVYPVIYDSKRTVLSLPPIINGAHSAITLETKNIFIECTATDLTKAKIVLNTMVTAFAEYCENKFVIEPVKVISSDGKSHIYPDLSVYNMEVSLSYITGLVGVSLEAEEVTKFLNRMQLHAKQSTSHNKQCNFIVSVPPTRSDVLHPCDVMEDVAIAYGFNAIKDQAIIDNKGSKRLAASLTLLPLQELSDLIRKEVAMVGFTEVLTFILCSKKENFSMLNRKDDKSKAVIIGNPRSSDFEAVRTSLMPGILKTVAHNKDHPKPIKIFEVGDIAILDDNDVGAKNLRQLAALYCGANAGFEIIHGLVDRVMEKNGIFFVSPGDKSGYYIERSDEPEFLAGRQARIIYKGKQVGTFGIVHPEVLNNFDIPDPCSFVELNIESFL, encoded by the exons ATGCCTACCGTGAGTGTAGGGCGGGATCGTCTGTTTGCAGCTCTAGGAAAAACTTACA CACAAGAGGAATTTGAAGACCTATGCTTCAGTTTTGGAATTGAGCTTGACGATGTT ACTACAGAAAAAGCAATTGTAAGAAAAGAGAAGCATTTAGAacaagaagaagctgatgaggATGAAGAAGTTatctataaaattgaaattcctGCTAATAG ATATGACTTACTCTGCCTTGAAGGATTGGCTCAAGCCCTCCGAGTTTTCTGTGGGTTCCAGGAAATCCCTACTTACAAATTGGCTGACATTAGTAAGGATGCAATGCATAAAATACATGTAAAGCCAGAG ACATCTCTAATTCGTCCGTATGTTGTATGTGCTGTATTAAGAGGTTTAACTTTTGATAAAGCGAGATACAACAGCTTTATTGATCTCCAAGACAAGCTTCACCAAAATATTTGTCG GCGAAGAACTCTTGTTGCCATTGGCACTCATGATCTGGATAAACTGGAAGGTCCTTTTACCTACGAG GCTTTACCACCTTTGAGTATTAACTTTACGCCTCTTAAACAG GAAAAGAGCTTCAGGGCTGATGAGCTCATGGAGTTTTACAAA TCAGATTTGAAACTGAAGAAATTCTTGCATATAATTGAGGACTCTCCTGTTTATCCAGTTATATATGATAGTAAGAG AACTGTTTTATCTTTACCCCCAATTATCAATGGTGCGCATTCAGCCATCACTCTGGAGACAAAGAACATATTTATTGAATGCACTGCTACTGATCTGACAAAGGCAAAAATTGTTCTAAATACAATG GTAACAGCCTTCGCGGAATATTGTGAAAATAAGTTTGTCATTGAACCTGTCAAAGTGATTTCTTCTGATGGAAAATCTCACATATACCCTGATTTATCCGTCTACAATATGGAAGTTTCTCTATCTTACATTACTGGATTGGTCGGAGTATCATTAGAGGCAGAAGAG GTTACCAAGTTCTTAAACCGGATGCAATTGCATGCTAAGCAATCTACATCTCACAATAAACAGTGCAACTTTATTGTATCTGTACCTCCTACTAGAAGTGATGTTCTTCATCCATGTGATGTTATGGAG GATGTTGCCATAGCTTATGGATTCAATGCTATTAAGGATCAAGCAATAATCGATAATAAGGGGTCTAAGAGATTAGCTGCTTCCTTGACACTACTTCCTCTGCAGGAGCTGAGCGATCTTATCAGAAAAGAG GTTGCAATggtcgggttcacggaggtttTGACCTTCATACTCTGCTCCAAGAAAGAAAACTTTTCCATGCTAAACCGCAAAGATGATAAATCCAAAGCGGTTATCATTGGAAACCCTAGGTCTTCAGACTTCGAG GCTGTACGGACTAGTCTTATGCCTGGTATTTTGAAAACTGTTGCTCACAACAAGGATCACCCAAAACCCATAAAG ATTTTTGAAGTGGGTGATATAGCTATTTTGGATGACAATGATGTTGGTGCAAAAAATCTCCGTCAACTTGCTGCACTATACTGTGGTGCTAATGCAGGATTTGAG ataattcatggcttggtgGACAGAGTAATGGAAAAGAATGGGATTTTCTTTGTTTCACCTGGTGATAAATCAGGATATTATATTGAGCGGTCAGAT GAACCCGAGTTTCTTGCTGGTAGACAAGCTAGAATTATTTACAAGGGAAAGCAAGTTGGGACTTTTGGCATTGTTCATCCAGAG GTATTAAACAACTTCGACATTCCTGATCCCTGCTCCTTTGTAGAACTCAACATTGAAAGTTTCTTGTAA